In one Lolium rigidum isolate FL_2022 chromosome 3, APGP_CSIRO_Lrig_0.1, whole genome shotgun sequence genomic region, the following are encoded:
- the LOC124701893 gene encoding ankyrin-3-like yields the protein MNGSGFDMRLGIESALRRALPYGGLPSNDSPQTAFFDAATEGDLRRLRELASGKDAKEKAWLADVSIQGLGPFQAAARLGRVDVCRCMVEELGFDINAGSKIGVTALSAAALDGKMDAVRYLLDHGADPNKKDDAGSVPLHCAAKFGHDEAASLLLSRGASVDIAYFHGTPLHIAAAYGKTGVIKVLLEHHADPNKVSEVLGTPLVATLHATSEGLPESISLKCAKLLVEAGADINFTNPDTPLVVATTHGLTDCIKYLLKAGADPNIPNSHCGAMPIQIAASCGRRKHVELLFPLTSPIRAISNWTVEGILAHAKSKCCQPRDEQDDTNTKAQLKLCGEKAVKRKDYRAASMFYTEAIELDPNDATLYSNRSFCHMQMTEAHKALFDANTCIELHPGWLKGYYRKGVALMFLKEYKEACDVFMAGLKLDPGNADMEKALREAVEAMKKDHFARKSFKPSG from the exons ATGAACGGCTCGGGCTTCGACATGAGGCTCGGCATCGAGAGCGCTCTCCGGCGCGCGCTTCCGTACGGGGGGCTTCCCAGCAACGACTCGCCGCAGACGGCCTTCTTCGACGCGGCCACCGAGGGcgacctccgccgcctcaggG AGTTGGCGAGCGGCAAGGACGCGAAGGAGAAGGCGTGGCTTGCCGATGTGTCGATCCAAGGCCTGGGGCCGTTTCAGGCCGCCGCGCGCCTGGGAAGAGTGGATGTGTGCAGGTGCATGGTGGAGGAGCTCGGCTTTGACATCAATGCCGGAAGCAAAATTG GTGTAACTGCTTTGTCTGCTGCTGCATTGGATGGAAAAATGGATGCTGTGAGGTACCTTCTCGACCATGGGGCTGATCCAAATAAAAAAGATGACGCAGGCTCAGTTCCTCTTCACTGTGCTGCAAAATTTG GGCATGACGAAGCAGCAAGCCTGTTGCTATCTAGAGGAGCTAGTGTTGATATAGCTTATTTTCATGGGACACCACTACATATTGCTGCTGCCTATGGGAAGACCGGTGTCATCAAAGTCTTGTTGGAGCATCATGCAGAT CCAAACAAAGTTTCAGAAGTTTTAGGTACACCACTGGTTGCAACTCTACATGCTACTTCTGAAGGATTACCTGAATCCATTTCACTGAAGTGTGCGAAGCTTCTTGTTGAG GCAGGTGCTGATATAAATTTTACTAATCCCGACACTCCGCTGGTGGTGGCAACTACCCATGGCTTAACTGACTGCATTAAGTACTTGCTAAAGGCTGGTGCAGACCCTAATATCCCAAATAGCCAT TGTGGTGCCATGCCAATACAAATCGCAGCAAGCTGTGGAAGAAGAAAGCATGTGGAACTACTATTTCCTTTAACTTCTCCAATTCGAGCAATATCAAACTGGACCGTGGAAGGGATTCTTGCTCACGCCAAATCAAAGTGTTGCCAGCCCAGG GATGAGCAAGATGACACCAATACTAAAGCCCAGCTGAAATTATGTGGTGAGAAAGCTGTTAAGAGAAAGGACTATCGTGCAGCGTCAATGTTCTACACCGAG GCAATCGAGCTGGACCCTAATGATGCAACACTGTATTCAAACAGGAGCTTTTGCCATATGCAAATGACTGAAGCACATAAGGCTTTGTTTGATGCTAATACATGCATTGAATTGCACCCTGGTTGGCTAAAAGGCTACTACAGGAAAGGAGTTGCTCTCATGTTTCTGAAG GAGTACAAAGAAGCATGCGATGTTTTCATGGCTGGACTGAAGCTGGACCCTGGAAATGCCGATATGGAGAAAGCATTACG GGAGGCAGTTGAGGCAATGAAAAAGGATCACTTTGCTAGGAAAAGCTTCAAGCCATCTGGTTAG
- the LOC124695130 gene encoding geraniol 8-hydroxylase-like, which translates to MELFLCAPCFVIVFVVSSLYLLLRLFPDARRNLPPGPRPLPLIGNVLDLGAQPHRSLARLAERHGPLMTLRLGAVITVVASSADAARDILQRHDAAFSARSVPDAVHACAHDRFSVGWLPPSDPRWRALRKVCSAELFSPSRLDAHHSLRREKVRELVSHVARLSREGAAVDVGRVAFATVLNLLSRTIFSADLDDRGGSEQLRDVITEFTSAVGVPNLSDFFPAIAPLDPQRLRKRLARVFQRLHAIFDDQIERRVLERDAGEPPKNDFLDVLLDHRSPEDGREFDRQTLRSLLTDLFSAGADTSSATVEWAMAELLRNPSAMAKAREELAQVIGTKSEIDESDIGQLKYLQAIVKEVFRLHPPAPFLLPRQAVATTEVGGYTVPKGTRVLVNVWAIGRDRKLWTEPEKFMPERFLGRETDYRGRDFELLPFGSGRRICPGMPLAVRMVHLLLASLLHRFEWRLPREVEANGVDMGEKFGMLLGLATPLHAIAELIQVKQSC; encoded by the exons ATGGAACTCTTCCTCTGCGCACCATGcttcgtcatcgtcttcgtcgtttcGTCCCTgtacctcctcctccgcctcttccccGATGCTCGCCGCAACCTTCCCCCGGGGCCCCGCCCGCTCCCTCTCATAGGCAACGTCCTCGACCTCGGCGCGCAGCCGCACCGCTCCCTCGCGCGCCTCGCCGAACGCCACGGCCCGCTCATGACGCTCCGCCTCGGCGCCGTCATCACCGTCGTCGCCTCCTCCGCGGACGCCGCCCGCGACATCCTCCAGCGCCACGACGCCGCCTTCTCTGCGCGCTCAGTGCCCGACGCCGTCCACGCGTGCGCCCACGACAGGTTCTCCGTTGGCTGGCTCCCGCCCAGCGACCCCCGCTGGCGCGCCCTCCGCAAGGTGTGCTCCGCTGAGCTCTTCTCGCCGTCCCGCCTCGACGCGCACCATTCCCTGCGCCGCGAGAAGGTGCGGGAGCTCGTCTCCCACGTCGCGCGGCTGTCCCGCGAGGGCGCGGCCGTGGACGTCGGCCGCGTCGCGTTCGCGACCGTGCTGAACCTGCTCTCCCGCACCATATTCTCCGCCGACCTCGACGACCGCGGTGGGTCGGAGCAGCTCAGGGACGTGATCACCGAGTTCACGAGCGCCGTCGGGGTGCCCAACCTGTCGGACTTCTTCCCGGCGATCGCCCCCCTCGACCCTCAGCGTCTGAGGAAGCGCCTCGCCCGGGTGTTCCAGCGGCTGCACGCCATCTTCGACGATCAGATCGAGCGGCGCGTGCTGGAGCGCGACGCCGGGGAGCCACCCAAGAACGACTTCCTGGACGTGCTCCTCGACCACCGCAGCCCGGAGGATGGACGGGAGTTCGATCGGCAGACGCTGCGCTCGCTGCTTACG GATCTGTTTAGCGCCGGAGCCGACACAAGTTCAGCAACCGTTGAATGGGCAATGGCAGAGCTGCTACGAAATCCATCAGCCATGGCAAAAGCTCGCGAAGAACTTGCACAGGTGATTGGCACCAAATCAGAGATCGATGAATCAGACATCGGCCAACTGAAGTACCTTCAGGCCATCGTTAAAGAAGTTTTCCGTCtccatcctcctgctccattcttGCTGCCGCGGCAAGCCGTGGCGACTACGGAGGTAGGCGGCTACACCGTGCCCAAGGGCACACGTGTTCTGGTCAACGTCTGGGCGATTGGCCGGGACAGAAAGCTGTGGACTGAACCTGAGAAGTTCATGCCGGAGAGGTTCTTGGGGAGAGAGACCGATTACCGTGGCCGGGACTTTGAGCTCCTCCCGTTTGGTTCCGGTCGGAGGATCTGCCCCGGGATGCCGCTGGCTGTGCGCATGGTGCACCTGTTGCTTGCGTCGTTGCTGCACCGGTTCGAGTGGAGGCTCCCAAGAGAGGTGGAGGCAAATGGGGTGGACATGGGGGAGAAGTTCGGGATGCTACTGGGATTGGCCACGCCACTACACGCCATAGCTGAACTAATTCAAGTCAAACAGAGCTGTTGA